The Brassica napus cultivar Da-Ae chromosome C7, Da-Ae, whole genome shotgun sequence genome has a segment encoding these proteins:
- the LOC106391164 gene encoding protein OSB3, chloroplastic/mitochondrial isoform X1 — MYLVSRTLTRALCSSLYHSRAAKLPTRKWVISHQIRLYTATTGKIIRAAESSEDVTAEKELARPTMIEYQPEIAKQVNLTGFVDQPVQFKSYSDGKSWAGTVISQRSGLKSSDFWIPIIFEGELAKIAAHHVKKDDRIHISGKLFIDSPPPNVTYPQSNVQIMVQNLNFVQGAIPPPQIEEMSFPPSDIEELSTKKQTSRTMKVQVMVEESSDDLKHLLENPKELLDLVNAPEAGEISIPLPEIEELTTKKQPARSNKVTVLDQGTSNPWNHLLENPKEWLDYRGSKASGLVKPKHPDFKGKVGGGLSLWLNDAPDWVLQKLNELEFDVFLPKGKLKHLKGEEFWKDLVQNPDKWYDNRSRKTNIKAPDFKHKESGEALWMTDSPTWVLSKLPPLKKNQEQSLMPNTISTPTPKQAKREESWKDLVQNPDKWYDNRSRKTNAKSPDFKHKESGEALWMTDSPTWVLPKLPPLKTNHEQPLMANTVSQPALKNQKREELWKDLVQNPDKWWDNRLKRTNAKAPDFKHKENGEALWLDNSPTWVLSKLPPLNEEIPDRT, encoded by the exons ATGTATTTGGTTTCTCGGACGTTGACAAGAGCTCTCTGCTCCTCACTTTACCACTCGAGAGCTGCCAAACTCCCAACTCGAAAATGGGTGATCTCTCACCAAATCCGCTTATACACAGCCACCACCGGTAAAATCATCCGCGCGGCGGAATCATCGGAGGATGTTACGGCGGAGAAAGAATTGGCTCGGCCGACGATGATTGAGTACCAACCGGAAATAGCGAAACAggttaacctaaccggattcgTGGATCAACCGGTTCAATTCAAGTCTTACTCCGACGGAAAGTCCTGGGCTGGGACGGTTATCTCTCAACGCTCCGGTTTAAAATCATCTGATTTCTG GATTCCGATTATATTCGAAGGTGAATTAGCTAAAATAGCAGCTCACCATGTCAAGAAAGATGATCGGATTCATATCTCCGGGAAGCTCTTTATAGATTCACCTCCTCCCAATGTCACCTATCCTCAATCCAATGTCCag ATTATGGTTCAGAATCTCAACTTCGTACAGGGTGCGATCCCACCGCCCCAAATAGAAGAAATGAGCTTCCCACCATCTGATATTGAAGAACTCAGCACCAAGAAACAGACTT cAAGAACAATGAAGGTTCAAGTCATGGTTGAAGAAAGCTCTGATGATTTGAAGCATCTACTTGAAAATCCTAAAGAGTTGTTGGATTTGGTAAACGCACCTGAGGCAGGAGAAATCAGCATCCCATTGCCTGAAATAGAAGAACTCACCACCAAGAAGCAGCCTG caagatcTAACAAGGTTACAGTCTTGGATCAAGGGACCTCTAATCCTTGGAATCATCTACTTGAAAATCCTAAAGAGTGGCTGGACTATCGTGGGAGTAAAGCCAGCGGATTG GTGAAACCTAAACATCCTGACTTTAAGGGCAAGGTTGGTGGTGGTCTTTCTCTGTGGCTTAACGATGCTCCTGATTGGGTTTTACAAAAACTCAATGAGCTTGAGTTTGATGTTTTTCTCCCTAAAGGAAAATTGAAACACCTTAAAG GTGAGGAATTTTGGAAGGACTTGGTTCAGAACCCCGATAAATGGTATGACAACAGATCaagaaag ACAAACATTAAAGCCCCTGACTTCAAGCATAAAGAGAGTGGTGAGGCACTGTGGATGACTGACTCTCCTACTTGGGTATTGTCAAAATTGCCGCCTCTAAAGAAGAATCAAGAACAGTCTCTCATGCCTAATACTATCTCAACGCCAACACCCAAACAAGCTAAAA GAGAGGAATCTTGGAAGGACTTGGTTCAGAACCCTGATAAATGGTATGACAACAGATCAAGAAAG ACAAACGCTAAATCCCCTGACTTTAAGCATAAAGAGAGTGGTGAAGCACTGTGGATGACCGACTCTCCGACTTGGGTACTGCCAAAGTTACCACCTCTAAAGACGAATCATGAACAACCTCTAATGGCCAATACAGTCTCCCAGCCAGCATTGAAAAATCAGAAAA GAGAGGAGCTGTGGAAGGACTTGGTTCAGAATCCAGACAAATGGTGGGACAACAGATTAAAAAGG ACAAACGCGAAAGCTCCTGATTTCAAGCATAAGGAGAATGGTGAAGCTCTGTGGTTGGACAATTCTCCAACTTGGGTATTGTCAAAGTTACCACCACTAAATGAAGAAATACCAGACCGGACCTAA
- the LOC106391142 gene encoding DNA repair protein REV1, with product ESNINNDQFEGSSSRPPSSSSRSFPFSDFGSYMEVKNRKLQKQFETKASSGVSGSEKLIFQGVSIFVDGFTIPSHQELRGYMLRYGGRFENYFSRRSVTHIVCSNLPDSKVKNLRAFSRGLPVVKPSWIVDSISSNRLLGWVPYQLDQLNDTQPKLSAFFAPRRLSNPPVTSSQPETGYSEAEDGSSIIAGDSEESRDHVADEIDGVYTEKTTPEMTAQTITHDLKSSEVNADILGSYDNDEKELSSELQSTTNLPSASDNKSSHGKPVAPAGGSSVRRHSTLEDPNFVENYFKNSRLHFIGTWRNRYRKRFHGSFNGLKWADSGQNTAENAKKLTIIHIDLDSFFVSVVIRNRLELQDKPVAVCHSDNPKGTAEISSANYPARAYGVKAGMFVRHAKDLCPQLVIVPYNFQAYEEVADQFYDILHRHCRKVQAVSCDEAFLDVSDLRDVEPEYTASTIRREIIETTGCSASAGIGGTMLMARLATRVAKPAGQFHISAEKVEEFLDQLAVGTLPGVGSVLKEKLEKQNIQTCRQLRLISKDALQKDFGVKTGEMLWSYSRGLDLRSVRAVQESKSIGAEVNWGVRFRDQQDVQHFLQCLCKEVSLRLQGCEMIGRTFTLKVKRRKKDAEEPAKYMGCGDCDNFSRSITVPAATDDVEVLQRISKKLFGSFCLDVKEVRGVGLQVSKLEGPDPSNKGSKTLTSWLNSAPAYVQTEKDDNVFAAEVREIPDCKRRDTGGVSSLRECNSAEPSVQSDDTNSSLPPMCHLDMEVLENLPPELLLELDGTYGGKLFELIEKKRGKRKINSDSSHVSLDEPHVAHPPIAREPKERGIEMNDLVPLSLSQVDVSVLQELPEELRADVLGAFHAHRRQQSSSDAPMETGKKQDKETTYINDAENEIGFSSSSLWFGNPPLWVENFKVSGNSTLEKMSEIYYKVAQSRPMLSTVLQRAISEVGSFHDESASDLEKTVYDVCEFLKEYVKIKVEGDIEEIYLCFRLLRRLAARSQLFHQVCEIVSPFIQALISEHYGGSLSIP from the exons GAAAGCAATATAAATAATGATCAATTTGAAGGTTCTTCTTCTCgtcctccatcttcttcttctcgttctTTTCCATTTTCCGATTTCGGAAG TTACATGGAAGTGAAAAATCGGAAACTACAGAAGCAATTTGAAACCAAGGCTTCTAGTGGTGTTTCGGGTTCTGAGAAGCTTATATTCCAAGGGGTTTCAATCTTTGTGGATGGTTTCACCATTCCTTCCCATCAG GAATTGCGAGGTTACATGCTGAGGTATGGTGGGAGATTCGAGAACTACTTTTCTAGGCGTTCTGTAACACATATCGTCTGCAGCAATCTTCCAGATAGTAAAGTCAAGAATCTACG GGCATTCAGCAGAGGGTTACCTGTTGTGAAACCCTCATGGATAGTGGACTCTATCTCTTCCAACAGACTTTTGGGAT GGGTTCCTTACCAGCTAGATCAACTGAATGATACCCAGCCAAAGTTGTCTGCGTTTTTTGCACCCAGAAGACTTTCCAATCCGCCGGTTACATCTTCTCAACCTGAAACTGGATACAGTGAAGCTGAAGACGGAAGTTCAATTATAGCAGGAGATTCAGAGGAATCAAGAGACCACGTTGCTGATGAAATTGATGGCGTTTATACTGAGAAGACTACCCCAGAGATGACTGCACAAACAATAACTCACGATCTTAAATCTTCTGAAGTGAATGCAGACATACTTGGTAGCTATGACAACGATGAGAAAGAACTTAGTAGTGAACTCCAGTCCACCACCAATCTGCCTTCTGCTTCGGACAACAAATCCTCCCATGGAAAACCGGTTGCACCTGCTGGTGGATCCTCTGTAAGGCGCCATTCAACTCTCGAGGACCCcaattttgttgaaaactactTCAAG AATTCAAGGCTGCATTTTATTGGAACATGGAGAAACAGATACCGTAAAAGATTCCATGGCTCTTTTAATGGACTTAAATGGGCAGATTCTGGCCAGAATACAGCTGAAAATGCCAAGAAGTTAACCATTATCCACATCGATTTG GATTCCTTCTTTGTGTCAGTGGTAATCAGGAACCGTCTTGAATTACAAGACAAGCCCGTAGCCGTATGTCACTCAGATAATCCGAAAGGAACGGCGGAAATTTCCTCTGCAAACTATCCAGCTCGGGCTTATG GAGTCAAGGCAGGTATGTTTGTAAGACATGCCAAAGACCTTTGTCCTCAGCTTGTTATTGTTCCTTACAACTTTCAAGCCTATGAAGAG GTAGCTGATCAGTTTTATGACATCCTGCATAGGCATTGCAGAAAAGTTCAG GCGGTAAGCTGCGATGAAGCCTTTTTAGATGTCTCGGATTTGAGAGATGTAGAACCTGAGTACACAGCATCAACAATAAGAAGAGAGATCATTGAGACTACTGGATGCAGTGCAAGTGCTGGGATAGGCGGTACTATGCTAATGGCTCGCCTTGCTACCAGAGTTGCTAAACCAGCCGGTCAGTTTCATATCTCTGCTGAGAAG GTAGAGGAGTTCTTGGATCAGCTTGCAGTCGGCACACTTCCTGGTGTAGGTTCTGTGTTGAAGGAGAAGCTGGAGAAGCAAAATATTCAAACCTGTAGGCAGTTACGTTTGATATCCAAG GAtgctcttcaaaaggattttggGGTGAAAACCGGTGAGATGCTTTGGAGTTATAGCAGAGGACTAGACCTTCGGTCTGTTAGGGCGGTGCAG gAGAGCAAGTCCATAGGGGCTGAAGTGAATTGGGGCGTAAGGTTTAGAGATCAGCAAGAT GTTCAGCACTTCCTCCAATGCCTATGCAAGGAAGTTTCTCTGCGTCTGCAAGGATGTGAAATGATAGGACGCACTTTTACTCTTAAG gtaaaaaggagaaaaaaggATGCCGAAGAACCTGCAAAGTATATGGGTTGTGGAGACTGTGATAACTTTAGCCGTTCTATCACT GTTCCTGCCGCTACTGATGACGTAGAAGTTCTACAGAGGATTTCAAAGAAGTTGTTTGGGTCATTTTGCTTGG ATGTTAAGGAAGTTCGTGGGGTTGGGCTTCAGGTCTCTAAGCTTGAGGGTCCAGATCCTTCTAATAAAG GTTCAAAGACTCTGACATCATGGCTCAACTCTGCGCCTGCCTATGTCCAAACAGAAAAAGATGATAATGTCTTTGCTGCAGAAGTTAGAGAAATCCCAG ATTGTAAGAGGCGTGATACTGGTGGAGTTTCTAGTCTCCGAGAATGTAATTCAGCAGAACCCTCAGTTCAGTCAGATGATACAAATTCGTCCCTGCCGCCCATGTGTCACCTTGACATGGAAGTTCTAGAGAACCTTCCTCCAGAGCTCCTTTTGGAATTAGATGGAACCTACGGCGGGAAGTTGTTTGAGTTGATTGAGAAAAAACGaggcaaaagaaaaatcaacagCGATTCTTCACACGTCTCCTTGGATGAACCTCATGTAGCGCATCCTCCTATTGCAAGAGAACCTAAAGAGCGTGGCATCGAAATGAATGATTTGGTGCCGTTATCCCTTAGTCAAGTCGACGTCTCTGTGTTACAAGAATTACCTGAAGAGTTGAGAGCTGATGTACTGGGAGCATTTCATGCCCACCGGAGACAACAGTCATCGTCAGATGCTCCCATGGAGACTGGTAAGAAACAAGATAAGGAGACAACATATATAAATGACGCTGAGAATGAGATTGGATTCTCAAGTAGCTCTCTCTGGTTTGGGAATCCTCCTTTGTGGGTAGAGAATTTCAAAGTTAGCGGCAATTCTACTTTGGAGAAAATGTCAGAGATATATTACAAGGTGGCTCAGTCAAGGCCTATGTTATCTACGGTGCTTCAACGTGCTATTTCAGAAGTCGGGAGTTTTCATGATGAAAGTGCCAGTGATTTGGAGAAAACTGTATACGATGTGTGTGAATTTCTTAAAGAGTACGTTAAGATCAAGGTAGAAGGTGATATTGAGGAGATATATCTCTGCTTCCGCCTTCTGAGAAG ATTAGCTGCAAGGAGCCAACTCTTCCACCAAGTCTGTGAGATTGTGTCTCCCTTTATTCAG GCCTTGATCAGTGAACACTATGGAGGAAGCTTGAGCATACCTTGA
- the LOC106391150 gene encoding multiple organellar RNA editing factor 4, mitochondrial isoform X1, whose translation MAAMLSHRLRRVLLALPSSFQRPFTPARVSHFPPVSPLLRQTLVKQPTEFTQSPARLFSTTQYQYDPYTGEDSFTPDNEGCDFNHWLITMDFPKENPPSREEMISIFEQTCAKGLGLSLEEAKKKIYAICTTSYQGFQATMSIGEVEKFRDLPGVQYIIPDSYVDVGNKVYGGDKYEDGVITPGPVPVPTKEGFDSLEKESASEEGKTQEAQTQPVQELTSGQVLGQGSQTPPEQILFKQDQGTLAPIQGQDQGSRMPPEQERSFKQNQGPLTPIQWRPTPRQWKGRGEVSTSRQGPSFQWNFNRDQGNPTLGQRQVQGNQIPSFQGSFKQGQGTPFVGQVQSQESQMPSSQRSYNQGQGTPIYAQEQGKGQGSQTSFNHMGYSQGQGAQAPPYQGSPSSYSQGAVVNYNQGPPQGNLTQGTHENYNQIGRGNNTPQSGGNYGPSQGAGSPGYGHGQGQGGGQLLSPYQGSYNQGQGNPMPGQAQGGQIPSYRIGYSPGQGAPVPPYQVNYNQGTPGNNGQWAFVNYNQGPPHGNFLQGPHQNYNQGAQWNFSPPNGGNYGPPQFGNQMPQYQWSYNQGQGAPFPGQWQCPGCGMPLYQGTYYQSQGTPNHGQWQGQGFAMPSYQASYSHSQGASVPPHQGTPTSSGQGTSANFNQGSPVKYIQTGEGNYNLQSGGSYGPTHGSAGFSGQGQNQTFPQKDQRNVVGDWSNNNNPKDPTETGKIPH comes from the exons ATGGCCGCCATGCTCTCCCACCGTCTCCGGCGAGTTCTCCTCGCTTTACCCTCCTCTTTCCAACGACCCTTCACTCCAGCTCGCGTCTCCCATTTCCCTCCCGTATCGCCTCTGTTACGGCAAACCCTGGTGAAGCAACCAACGGAGTTTACTCAATCTCCGGCGAGATTGTTCTCGACGACTCAATATCAGTACGATCCTTACACCGGAGAAGACTCATTCACGCCAGATAACGAAGGATGTGATTTCAACCATTGGCTAATCACAATGGATTTCCCAAAGGAGAATCCTCCGTCCAGAGAGGAAATGATCTCCATCTTCGAGCAGACCTGCGCTAAAGGGCTTGGTCTAAG CTTGGAAGAAGCTAAGAAGAAGATATATGCAATTTGCACAACTAGTTACCAAGGCTTTCAAGCGACTATGTCTATAGGAGAAGTAGAAAAGTTTAGAG atttgcCTGGGGTTCAGTACATTATTCCTGATTCTTATGTTGACGTTGGAAACAAGGTGTATGGAG GAGACAAATACGAGGATGGTGTGATTACACCTGGTCCAGTTCCTGTCCCCACTAAAGAAGGATTTGATTCTTTGGAGAAGGAGAGTGCGTCGGAAGAAGGTAAAACTCAGGAAGCTCAAACGCAGCCAGTTCAGGAGCTAACCTCAGGACAAGTGTTAGGTCAAGGAAGTCAAACGCCTCCAGAGCAGATATTGTTCAAGCAAGATCAAGGAACTCTGGCTCCAATACAAGGGCAAGATCAAGGAAGTCGAATGCCTCCAGAGCAAGAGAGGAGTTTCAAGCAAAACCAAGGACCTTTGACTCCAATACAATGGCGACCGACCCCAAGACAATGGAAAGGTCGAGGTGAAGTGTCAACCTCAAGACAAGGGCCTTCATTTCAATGGAATTTCAATCGAGATCAAGGAAATCCCACCTTAGGACAAAGGCAGGTTCAAGGTAATCAAATACCTTCGTTTCAAGGGAGTTTCAAGCAGGGCCAAGGAACTCCGTTCGTAGGACAAGTGCAAAGTCAAGAAAGTCAAATGCCTTCATCTCAAAGGAGTTATAACCAAGGCCAGGGAACACCAATTTATGCACAAGAGCAAGGGAAAGGTCAAGGAAGTCAAACATCCTTCAATCATATGGGTTATAGCCAAGGACAGGGAGCTCAGGCGCCTCCATATCAAGGATCGCCAAGCAGTTACAGTCAAGGAGCAGTGGTGAACTACAACCAAGGGCCACCACAAGGCAACCTTACCCAAGGGACACATGAAAACTACAACCAAATAGGCAGAGGGAATAACACTCCGCAGAGTGGTGGAAACTATGGTCCTTCACAAGGAGCAGGGAGTCCAGGATATGGACACGGGCAAGGTCAAGGAGGAGGTCAGTTATTGTCTCCATATCAAGGGAGTTACAACCAAGGCCAGGGAAATCCGATGCCAGGGCAAGCTCAAGGAGGTCAAATACCTTCATATCGGATTGGTTACAGCCCAGGTCAAGGAGCTCCGGTGCCTCCATACCAAGTAAACTACAACCAAGGAACACCAGGAAATAATGGTCAATGGGCGTTTGTGAACTACAACCAAGGGCCACCACATGGTAACTTTCTCCAAGGACCACATCAAAATTACAACCAAGGAGCTCAATGGAATTTCAGTCCACCTAATGGTGGAAACTATGGTCCTCCACAGTTTGGAAATCAAATGCCCCAATATCAGTGGAGTTACAATCAAGGTCAAGGAGCTCCATTCCCTGGACAATGGCAATGTCCAGGATGTGGAATGCCTTTGTATCAGGGGACTTACTATCAAAGCCAAGGTACACCAAATCATGGACAATGGCAAGGTCAAGGATTTGCAATGCCTTCATATCAAGCGAGTTATAGTCACAGCCAAGGAGCATCGGTGCCTCCACACCAAGGAACACCAACCAGTAGCGGTCAAGGGACATCTGCAAACTTCAACCAAGGGAGTCCGGTGAAGTATATCCAGACGGGGGAAGGGAATTACAATCTGCAAAGTGGAGGAAGCTATGGTCCTACACATGGATCAGCAGGGTTTTCCGGACAAGGACAGAATCAAACATTTCCACAGAAGGATCAGAGAAATGTAGTAGGTGATTGGAGCAACAACAATAATCCTAAAGACCCAACTGAAACCGGCAAA ATTCCACATTGA
- the LOC106391150 gene encoding multiple organellar RNA editing factor 4, mitochondrial isoform X2, translated as MAAMLSHRLRRVLLALPSSFQRPFTPARVSHFPPVSPLLRQTLVKQPTEFTQSPARLFSTTQYQYDPYTGEDSFTPDNEGCDFNHWLITMDFPKENPPSREEMISIFEQTCAKGLGLSLEEAKKKIYAICTTSYQGFQATMSIGEVEKFRDLPGVQYIIPDSYVDVGNKVYGGDKYEDGVITPGPVPVPTKEGFDSLEKESASEEGKTQEAQTQPVQELTSGQVLGQGSQTPPEQILFKQDQGTLAPIQGQDQGSRMPPEQERSFKQNQGPLTPIQWRPTPRQWKGRGEVSTSRQGPSFQWNFNRDQGNPTLGQRQVQGNQIPSFQGSFKQGQGTPFVGQVQSQESQMPSSQRSYNQGQGTPIYAQEQGKGQGSQTSFNHMGYSQGQGAQAPPYQGSPSSYSQGAVVNYNQGPPQGNLTQGTHENYNQIGRGNNTPQSGGNYGPSQGAGSPGYGHGQGQGGGQLLSPYQGSYNQGQGNPMPGQAQGGQIPSYRIGYSPGQGAPVPPYQVNYNQGTPGNNGQWAFVNYNQGPPHGNFLQGPHQNYNQGAQWNFSPPNGGNYGPPQFGNQMPQYQWSYNQGQGAPFPGQWQCPGCGMPLYQGTYYQSQGTPNHGQWQGQGFAMPSYQASYSHSQGASVPPHQGTPTSSGQGTSANFNQGSPVKYIQTGEGNYNLQSGGSYGPTHGSAGFSGQGQNQTFPQKDQRNVVGDWSNNNNPKDPTETGKVSS; from the exons ATGGCCGCCATGCTCTCCCACCGTCTCCGGCGAGTTCTCCTCGCTTTACCCTCCTCTTTCCAACGACCCTTCACTCCAGCTCGCGTCTCCCATTTCCCTCCCGTATCGCCTCTGTTACGGCAAACCCTGGTGAAGCAACCAACGGAGTTTACTCAATCTCCGGCGAGATTGTTCTCGACGACTCAATATCAGTACGATCCTTACACCGGAGAAGACTCATTCACGCCAGATAACGAAGGATGTGATTTCAACCATTGGCTAATCACAATGGATTTCCCAAAGGAGAATCCTCCGTCCAGAGAGGAAATGATCTCCATCTTCGAGCAGACCTGCGCTAAAGGGCTTGGTCTAAG CTTGGAAGAAGCTAAGAAGAAGATATATGCAATTTGCACAACTAGTTACCAAGGCTTTCAAGCGACTATGTCTATAGGAGAAGTAGAAAAGTTTAGAG atttgcCTGGGGTTCAGTACATTATTCCTGATTCTTATGTTGACGTTGGAAACAAGGTGTATGGAG GAGACAAATACGAGGATGGTGTGATTACACCTGGTCCAGTTCCTGTCCCCACTAAAGAAGGATTTGATTCTTTGGAGAAGGAGAGTGCGTCGGAAGAAGGTAAAACTCAGGAAGCTCAAACGCAGCCAGTTCAGGAGCTAACCTCAGGACAAGTGTTAGGTCAAGGAAGTCAAACGCCTCCAGAGCAGATATTGTTCAAGCAAGATCAAGGAACTCTGGCTCCAATACAAGGGCAAGATCAAGGAAGTCGAATGCCTCCAGAGCAAGAGAGGAGTTTCAAGCAAAACCAAGGACCTTTGACTCCAATACAATGGCGACCGACCCCAAGACAATGGAAAGGTCGAGGTGAAGTGTCAACCTCAAGACAAGGGCCTTCATTTCAATGGAATTTCAATCGAGATCAAGGAAATCCCACCTTAGGACAAAGGCAGGTTCAAGGTAATCAAATACCTTCGTTTCAAGGGAGTTTCAAGCAGGGCCAAGGAACTCCGTTCGTAGGACAAGTGCAAAGTCAAGAAAGTCAAATGCCTTCATCTCAAAGGAGTTATAACCAAGGCCAGGGAACACCAATTTATGCACAAGAGCAAGGGAAAGGTCAAGGAAGTCAAACATCCTTCAATCATATGGGTTATAGCCAAGGACAGGGAGCTCAGGCGCCTCCATATCAAGGATCGCCAAGCAGTTACAGTCAAGGAGCAGTGGTGAACTACAACCAAGGGCCACCACAAGGCAACCTTACCCAAGGGACACATGAAAACTACAACCAAATAGGCAGAGGGAATAACACTCCGCAGAGTGGTGGAAACTATGGTCCTTCACAAGGAGCAGGGAGTCCAGGATATGGACACGGGCAAGGTCAAGGAGGAGGTCAGTTATTGTCTCCATATCAAGGGAGTTACAACCAAGGCCAGGGAAATCCGATGCCAGGGCAAGCTCAAGGAGGTCAAATACCTTCATATCGGATTGGTTACAGCCCAGGTCAAGGAGCTCCGGTGCCTCCATACCAAGTAAACTACAACCAAGGAACACCAGGAAATAATGGTCAATGGGCGTTTGTGAACTACAACCAAGGGCCACCACATGGTAACTTTCTCCAAGGACCACATCAAAATTACAACCAAGGAGCTCAATGGAATTTCAGTCCACCTAATGGTGGAAACTATGGTCCTCCACAGTTTGGAAATCAAATGCCCCAATATCAGTGGAGTTACAATCAAGGTCAAGGAGCTCCATTCCCTGGACAATGGCAATGTCCAGGATGTGGAATGCCTTTGTATCAGGGGACTTACTATCAAAGCCAAGGTACACCAAATCATGGACAATGGCAAGGTCAAGGATTTGCAATGCCTTCATATCAAGCGAGTTATAGTCACAGCCAAGGAGCATCGGTGCCTCCACACCAAGGAACACCAACCAGTAGCGGTCAAGGGACATCTGCAAACTTCAACCAAGGGAGTCCGGTGAAGTATATCCAGACGGGGGAAGGGAATTACAATCTGCAAAGTGGAGGAAGCTATGGTCCTACACATGGATCAGCAGGGTTTTCCGGACAAGGACAGAATCAAACATTTCCACAGAAGGATCAGAGAAATGTAGTAGGTGATTGGAGCAACAACAATAATCCTAAAGACCCAACTGAAACCGGCAAAGTAAGTTCTTGA
- the LOC106391164 gene encoding protein OSB3, chloroplastic/mitochondrial isoform X2: MYLVSRTLTRALCSSLYHSRAAKLPTRKWVISHQIRLYTATTGKIIRAAESSEDVTAEKELARPTMIEYQPEIAKQVNLTGFVDQPVQFKSYSDGKSWAGTVISQRSGLKSSDFWIPIIFEGELAKIAAHHVKKDDRIHISGKLFIDSPPPNVTYPQSNVQIMVQNLNFVQGAIPPPQIEEMSFPPSDIEELSTKKQTSRTMKVQVMVEESSDDLKHLLENPKELLDLVNAPEAGEISIPLPEIEELTTKKQPARSNKVTVLDQGTSNPWNHLLENPKEWLDYRGSKASGLVKPKHPDFKGKVGGGLSLWLNDAPDWVLQKLNELEFDVFLPKGKLKHLKGEEFWKDLVQNPDKWYDNRSRKTNAKSPDFKHKESGEALWMTDSPTWVLPKLPPLKTNHEQPLMANTVSQPALKNQKREELWKDLVQNPDKWWDNRLKRTNAKAPDFKHKENGEALWLDNSPTWVLSKLPPLNEEIPDRT, from the exons ATGTATTTGGTTTCTCGGACGTTGACAAGAGCTCTCTGCTCCTCACTTTACCACTCGAGAGCTGCCAAACTCCCAACTCGAAAATGGGTGATCTCTCACCAAATCCGCTTATACACAGCCACCACCGGTAAAATCATCCGCGCGGCGGAATCATCGGAGGATGTTACGGCGGAGAAAGAATTGGCTCGGCCGACGATGATTGAGTACCAACCGGAAATAGCGAAACAggttaacctaaccggattcgTGGATCAACCGGTTCAATTCAAGTCTTACTCCGACGGAAAGTCCTGGGCTGGGACGGTTATCTCTCAACGCTCCGGTTTAAAATCATCTGATTTCTG GATTCCGATTATATTCGAAGGTGAATTAGCTAAAATAGCAGCTCACCATGTCAAGAAAGATGATCGGATTCATATCTCCGGGAAGCTCTTTATAGATTCACCTCCTCCCAATGTCACCTATCCTCAATCCAATGTCCag ATTATGGTTCAGAATCTCAACTTCGTACAGGGTGCGATCCCACCGCCCCAAATAGAAGAAATGAGCTTCCCACCATCTGATATTGAAGAACTCAGCACCAAGAAACAGACTT cAAGAACAATGAAGGTTCAAGTCATGGTTGAAGAAAGCTCTGATGATTTGAAGCATCTACTTGAAAATCCTAAAGAGTTGTTGGATTTGGTAAACGCACCTGAGGCAGGAGAAATCAGCATCCCATTGCCTGAAATAGAAGAACTCACCACCAAGAAGCAGCCTG caagatcTAACAAGGTTACAGTCTTGGATCAAGGGACCTCTAATCCTTGGAATCATCTACTTGAAAATCCTAAAGAGTGGCTGGACTATCGTGGGAGTAAAGCCAGCGGATTG GTGAAACCTAAACATCCTGACTTTAAGGGCAAGGTTGGTGGTGGTCTTTCTCTGTGGCTTAACGATGCTCCTGATTGGGTTTTACAAAAACTCAATGAGCTTGAGTTTGATGTTTTTCTCCCTAAAGGAAAATTGAAACACCTTAAAG GTGAGGAATTTTGGAAGGACTTGGTTCAGAACCCCGATAAATGGTATGACAACAGATCaagaaag ACAAACGCTAAATCCCCTGACTTTAAGCATAAAGAGAGTGGTGAAGCACTGTGGATGACCGACTCTCCGACTTGGGTACTGCCAAAGTTACCACCTCTAAAGACGAATCATGAACAACCTCTAATGGCCAATACAGTCTCCCAGCCAGCATTGAAAAATCAGAAAA GAGAGGAGCTGTGGAAGGACTTGGTTCAGAATCCAGACAAATGGTGGGACAACAGATTAAAAAGG ACAAACGCGAAAGCTCCTGATTTCAAGCATAAGGAGAATGGTGAAGCTCTGTGGTTGGACAATTCTCCAACTTGGGTATTGTCAAAGTTACCACCACTAAATGAAGAAATACCAGACCGGACCTAA